CGTGAAACTGGGGCGCCGCAGGCTGGCCGTAATGGGGCGGGTAGGAGGCGCCGATCTGATACTGATGAGGCACAGAGAGGTTGGGGGGGCGGTGCACGTCTGGGATTGCTTGGTAATCCTTGGGCACCAGTTGGCCAACGTGAGGGAGCCTGTGGTGGCCAAAGGTCGGGCGGTGCACTGGTTGCTGCGGCGGATGGGAATGATGGCGCAATGGAATTAGGTTCGGCTTCTGATCGATCAATAGTCCCGACGATGTTCCTGCATGCATACAGGACTGATTGGCCTGCGGCTCCCGCTTCATCTTGTGGCTCAGGTGCTGAATATCCATGGGCATGGATCTCGGCACGGTGTTGCCCACGTTGGGAGACCGCAGTTCTGTGTATTCTCTTATTTCCAAAGCAGATTTGATGCCAAAGTCCTGATTGACCTCGCAAGCACTCGGGAAGGCGTTCGGCAAATCCGGTGTGAGCAGTTCAGCCACCAGGCTTTGGGTTGGACTGCCGGCAAAGTTGGTGTTGCCGAAGTTATTCGAGGGAGGGTAGGGGCCATCGTTCTCATACACAGTGCCGCAACTCTCGGGAGTTTCCGGCAGGGGGTAGGCTGAATGCTGCCCTCCCGTGCTCCTGGGCTCAGAGCCCATCGTGTTGGATAAAATAAAATCCAAATCCACGAAATTCCCCAAGTCGTCTTCCTCTTTTTTGACGGGATGGTTTTCAAGAGAGTTGAAGGCGGCATTGTTGGTGGGTCTTGTCTGATAGCCACACTTGGAGACGGAGACAGGTTCGTCAATCTTCCACCTCTGTTCAAACGAAAACAATGAGAAATAGTGAGGCCAAACCAAGTTACAAACCGTCTCCACCTGCCAAAAACGGTATTACCTccctcccaccacacacacattTATCCCCAGAATCACCCCCCCCCATAATGTGAATAAGTCCAGTTATTCTCGAAGGAATCTCGCAAGTATATTCAATTGATGCAACCAACTCTCCCAAACGGCCAAACCAGTTTAGAATTCTTCAAAGGCtcgtttttatttgcacagttcacGGGAATGGAGAAAAACGGTTGTCCGAGTTCACCTGATTCACGCTTTTGATGATAAGTTGAACGACAGCATTCCTTTCGCATTAAAAGTTGGGAGCTAAACTATATTGTGTGCTGTCAACTCCTGATATTTAGCAACAGCGGACGGTTTGACATACCATATgtttactttattttatttcctCCCCAGATCGCTGATAATTATTTTTAAAGCTTGTGAGGCTGATTTAAATATGTATTTTAATGCTTCACAACTGCTGACAGTGAGAAATGCTGATCACACCTTGCCATTACGAGCTGAAGATTAATTGAAACGTTGCACGCAACCAAGAATGGAAGGAGACAGCTACAGATTGCGCTGATTGTGTAATATTTATGGTTTACACAGTGCACTGTAAAATCACTCAGAACGGCGTTGGTTAGCTTCGCAATAGCTGTTTATCAATATAATTATGTTTGTTTAAGTCTTGACTTAGTAGAAATTCACTGGATATAACCAATTGCAAAACTTTATCAGCGCTGAATTCAATTTTGTGTTTGCAACTAGCAACTTAATACTACTTGATAGTACACAATTTAAAACCAACTCCGATTAAATTCAGGTTAAATTAAATTTCACGTATGTCATAAGAAATGTTAAAAATGTTTATCTctcttctcattctctctctctctctcatatacacacacactcacacaacagATAGTAAAACTTACGTTGATCATCTCGTTTTGCTTTTGCACCAACGCTTCATGGCTGGCAAAAGTCGCAATGGAAGGAAGCATGGTTTCTGTCAGAGCCATTGCTGCTCCCCTCACTGCCGAGCGTCTTCGCAACAAGGTTCTCTGAAGAATGAAGCCAGATTCTTGCTCCTAGTTCCAATGTGTAAAACCGTCTTCGGACTGGGAATGTGTGAGAAGTTTCTGTCAGAGTAAAAAAGTTCAGAGTGTTCACCAACTCCGGGAATAGGGAATGTTAACACTCTTCCTTTACTTTGATTGGCTAAAAGTCAATCAATATAAATAAGCTAATTAGATGTCATCCAATCAAGTGCGGCGGGCTTCAGCTTCCCACCCCTTTCAAGAGAAAACATAATCTTCAAGTGGTTTTCCGAACTGTAATTGGTGGGGCTTTGCTTCATgaaggagaaaggggagaggcaGTGGTTCTTTCTTCGCTTGAGGCTGTCTTGAGTGCGGTTAAACTGTGCTGTTAAGAGAGTTCTGATTTTGACCAATGGTGTCGCTAACGTCACAAAAAGCGAAGCGGGCAGTGTTACGGACG
The nucleotide sequence above comes from Hypanus sabinus isolate sHypSab1 chromosome 11, sHypSab1.hap1, whole genome shotgun sequence. Encoded proteins:
- the klf17 gene encoding Krueppel-like factor 17, which encodes MALTETMLPSIATFASHEALVQKQNEMINRWKIDEPVSVSKCGYQTRPTNNAAFNSLENHPVKKEEDDLGNFVDLDFILSNTMGSEPRSTGGQHSAYPLPETPESCGTVYENDGPYPPSNNFGNTNFAGSPTQSLVAELLTPDLPNAFPSACEVNQDFGIKSALEIREYTELRSPNVGNTVPRSMPMDIQHLSHKMKREPQANQSCMHAGTSSGLLIDQKPNLIPLRHHSHPPQQPVHRPTFGHHRLPHVGQLVPKDYQAIPDVHRPPNLSVPHQYQIGASYPPHYGQPAAPQFHGQFNVYRDPRKVHAGMHGMMLTPPSSPLLDFFPPVSAPEDSKPKRGRRSWARKRTATHNCEFPGCGKTYTKSSHLKAHMRTHTGEKPYHCNWDGCGWKFARSDELTRHYRKHTGHRPFQCHLCERAFSRSDHLALHMKRHM